The Psychroflexus sp. ALD_RP9 region GAGCCAGAAGGCGCCGAAAATACAATTAGTTTTCCTTGAAAATCACTCATTATTATAAAACATTTAAAAGTTGCTCCTTAACTTTTTCAAGTTCATCTTTCATCTTAACTACTAATTTTTGCATCGGTGCAAAATTAGATTTTGAGCCAATAGTATTAATTTCACGTCCGATTTCTTGACAAATGAAGTTAAGCTTTTTACCATTTGATTCTGCTGAATTCATCGTTTTTAAAAAATAGTCGAGATGGTTATCAAGTCGAGTTTTCTCTTCTGTGATATCATATTTCTCAAGATAATACATCAATTCTTGCTCAAAACGATTTTGATCAACATCTACTTTTAAATCTGCCACTGCTTTATGTAAACGTTCACGAACCTTATCAATACGATCAGGATCTATAGCTTTTACTTCAGTTATTAGTGACTTTAAATTTGAAATTCGAAGGTTAAAATCTTGTTCTAAAGCTTTACCTTCATCATTTCTATGCTGAATTAAATGTTCTATAGCATTTTTTAATGTTTCCTTAATAGCTTCAACTTCTGCAGGATTAAGTTCTTTTTTTTCATTCACTAAAGCCTCCGGTAAATTTACTGCAATAGGAAGAAGGTCTTTAAAACTTAGTTGATCGTCTTCTGTAGAAATAGACTTGAGCTGCTGAATGTAAGCCTGAACAGCCTTGGTATTAATTTCAGCTGAAGTTTCACCAGTTTTAGATTCAACATGAAGAGAAACATCTACTTTCCCTCGGTATAAGTGTTCGCTAATTAAATTTCTAAGTGGCATTTCAAGTTCGCGATACTGCGAAGACATGCGTAAATTAACGTCTAAATTTTTACTATTTAGTGACTTAAGCTCAACACGAATAGTTTTGTGGCTTAGCTCGGTTAAGCTCTTGCCATAACCCGTCATTGATTGAATCATATCCTGAATTTAAAATGATTTACAAATGTAAAAAAACTAAAACTAAGCAACGACAAATAGTGCTATATGCCGCAAATATTTTAATTTCGTTGGTTTTAAGGTTTATGAAGTATTATATTATTGCAGGAGAAGCTTCGGGAGATTTACACGGA contains the following coding sequences:
- a CDS encoding YicC/YloC family endoribonuclease — translated: MIQSMTGYGKSLTELSHKTIRVELKSLNSKNLDVNLRMSSQYRELEMPLRNLISEHLYRGKVDVSLHVESKTGETSAEINTKAVQAYIQQLKSISTEDDQLSFKDLLPIAVNLPEALVNEKKELNPAEVEAIKETLKNAIEHLIQHRNDEGKALEQDFNLRISNLKSLITEVKAIDPDRIDKVRERLHKAVADLKVDVDQNRFEQELMYYLEKYDITEEKTRLDNHLDYFLKTMNSAESNGKKLNFICQEIGREINTIGSKSNFAPMQKLVVKMKDELEKVKEQLLNVL